Proteins encoded together in one Rubripirellula reticaptiva window:
- a CDS encoding glycosyltransferase family 39 protein encodes MTKRNRHRTKTSPDTKSNSGEDEHPSGGHSLHSEQLIGFSFSVWMLGVAAVALTLRLMNVWHTANVPSIVQLLGDAAGYFEWGSRIAAGNWYGNETFYQAPLYPYFIAVLIKIFGVGVPGLRLVQAILGTIGAVAIGVTGKQWFGNRVGILAGLMMAMYAPAIYYDGIVQKASLASFLLCVLLATCSLFRSKVQSPAVDTRASAALAMATGVLIGLLVLTRENAMLWLPIFPLWIGILAFAKSKQFATAMVAFYFVGAAIVLVPVAARNASLGGEWSPTTFQAGPNFYIGNRAGASGIYEALVPGHETPVYERTDAQRIAEQTKGHPLTSREVSRFWFAQSYDEISRSPGSWVQLMIQKTFMVVNRFEVPDVDSLNIFQSYSIGLAVLSFWNFGTLVPLATLGIVATRRRWRELWFFDTLILIMVAAVALFFILGRYRLPLVPLLIPFAAAGITSVITAVADRKWSQLFLPAAAAVVMGALANLPVHDEAGLNASSLMNVGVAAGQHGDLPTAITLLERAVSLAPQIAESQFNLGFAWSMAGRPDRAVGFLENAVRLEPNFATANFYLAQNLERIGQPQRAIVFYKQTLLLEPNNRSAMDAIERLTPE; translated from the coding sequence ATGACCAAACGCAATCGACACCGGACGAAAACCTCGCCCGATACGAAATCTAATTCCGGCGAAGACGAACATCCAAGTGGTGGTCATAGCCTGCACTCGGAACAGTTAATCGGTTTTTCGTTTTCGGTTTGGATGTTGGGTGTTGCCGCAGTTGCATTGACGCTTCGACTGATGAATGTTTGGCATACGGCCAACGTGCCATCGATCGTCCAGCTGCTTGGTGATGCGGCGGGCTATTTCGAATGGGGCAGCCGAATTGCGGCCGGAAATTGGTACGGTAATGAAACGTTTTACCAAGCACCGCTTTACCCGTACTTCATTGCCGTACTGATTAAAATTTTTGGTGTGGGCGTCCCTGGGCTGCGCCTGGTTCAGGCGATCCTAGGGACGATTGGAGCTGTCGCAATCGGCGTGACCGGTAAGCAGTGGTTCGGCAACCGAGTCGGGATCCTTGCCGGCTTGATGATGGCGATGTACGCCCCGGCAATCTACTACGACGGAATCGTCCAAAAAGCGTCTTTGGCCTCGTTCCTGTTGTGTGTCTTGCTGGCGACCTGTTCGCTGTTCCGATCTAAGGTTCAATCCCCAGCGGTGGACACAAGAGCTTCGGCGGCGCTAGCGATGGCGACCGGCGTGCTGATTGGCTTGCTGGTTTTGACGCGCGAGAACGCGATGCTTTGGTTGCCTATTTTTCCGCTCTGGATTGGGATTTTGGCTTTTGCAAAGTCGAAACAATTCGCTACTGCGATGGTGGCGTTTTACTTTGTCGGCGCTGCGATCGTGCTCGTGCCTGTTGCGGCTCGAAACGCCTCGCTTGGCGGTGAATGGTCACCGACGACATTTCAGGCGGGACCGAACTTTTACATCGGGAACCGGGCCGGCGCTAGCGGAATCTACGAGGCACTGGTGCCTGGACACGAAACTCCTGTCTACGAACGTACCGATGCACAACGCATCGCCGAGCAAACCAAAGGACATCCGCTGACGTCGCGCGAGGTTTCCCGTTTTTGGTTTGCACAATCTTATGACGAAATTTCCCGGTCACCGGGCAGTTGGGTTCAGCTGATGATTCAAAAAACATTCATGGTGGTCAACCGATTTGAAGTCCCAGACGTCGACAGTTTGAACATCTTTCAGTCGTACTCCATCGGCTTAGCCGTGTTGTCGTTTTGGAATTTTGGGACGCTCGTACCACTGGCTACCCTGGGAATCGTCGCCACTCGACGACGTTGGCGCGAGCTGTGGTTTTTCGACACATTGATTTTGATCATGGTTGCCGCGGTGGCGTTGTTCTTCATTTTGGGGCGGTATCGGTTGCCATTGGTGCCGCTGCTAATCCCATTCGCTGCGGCCGGGATCACGTCTGTGATCACTGCGGTGGCCGACCGAAAATGGTCCCAGCTATTTCTTCCAGCAGCCGCCGCCGTCGTCATGGGTGCACTGGCAAATTTGCCGGTCCATGACGAAGCCGGATTGAACGCAAGTTCATTGATGAATGTGGGCGTAGCCGCAGGGCAACACGGAGACCTGCCAACCGCAATCACGCTGCTGGAACGAGCGGTCTCGCTGGCTCCACAAATCGCGGAAAGCCAATTCAATTTGGGTTTTGCATGGTCGATGGCAGGAAGGCCTGATCGAGCGGTCGGCTTCCTTGAAAACGCCGTTCGCCTAGAACCTAATTTCGCGACGGCGAATTTTTACTTGGCACAGAACCTTGAACGGATCGGCCAACCACAGCGGGCCATCGTCTTCTATAAGCAAACCCTCCTGCTTGAACCGAATAACCGCTCCGCCATGGATGCGATCGAGCGACTGACGCCCGAGTAA
- a CDS encoding DUF1559 domain-containing protein, which produces MRNRTSSRQAFTLVELLVVIAIIGVLVGLLLPAVQAAREAARRMSCSNNFKQIGLSIHNYHSAYKQLPQTMMGTSRTEIANVTYNSSRLYTSGLVGLLPFIEQQALWEQIANPSQDLTPGTTLPGGVTNNTWPAMGPCAWVTQYRPWATSVPGFRCPSDPTQTPGIGTAFTNYGFCFGDGVQFVNNGGKNDWGNIDNDNNNTNGINQTWVATRARAANRGMFWARHKTTFASVLDGLSNTIAAGEIVASGGKKELIADIRRDMPGGGDAIVRDPGICLEVAASAGVVGIDPLRPNFYTRSTNIVPRATRWADGRANYSGMNTIFPPGKPSCADGGDNTRGIYTSASRHQGGCHVLMGDGAVKFITDSIEAGDSTAPSVERDGAVNAQGAESPYGVWGALGTRDMSEVIEIEL; this is translated from the coding sequence ATGCGAAATCGCACTTCCTCTCGGCAAGCATTCACGTTGGTGGAATTGCTCGTCGTAATCGCAATCATTGGTGTTCTGGTCGGGCTGTTATTGCCCGCCGTCCAAGCTGCACGCGAAGCAGCACGTCGTATGTCGTGCAGTAACAATTTCAAGCAAATTGGTCTGTCGATCCACAATTATCACAGTGCGTACAAACAGTTGCCGCAGACCATGATGGGCACCAGCCGTACTGAAATTGCCAACGTGACATACAACTCAAGCCGCTTGTATACCAGCGGGTTGGTTGGTTTGTTGCCTTTCATCGAGCAGCAAGCGCTTTGGGAGCAAATCGCGAACCCTAGCCAGGACTTAACTCCTGGAACAACCTTGCCCGGCGGTGTGACGAACAACACTTGGCCCGCCATGGGACCATGTGCGTGGGTCACCCAGTACCGACCTTGGGCTACATCGGTTCCTGGTTTTCGTTGCCCTAGCGATCCAACGCAAACTCCTGGAATCGGTACCGCTTTCACGAACTACGGCTTCTGTTTTGGTGATGGCGTCCAGTTCGTGAACAATGGCGGCAAGAACGATTGGGGTAACATCGATAACGACAACAACAATACGAATGGGATCAACCAAACTTGGGTTGCAACTCGTGCTCGTGCCGCTAACCGCGGTATGTTTTGGGCTCGTCACAAGACCACGTTTGCGAGTGTCCTAGACGGCTTGTCGAATACGATCGCCGCAGGCGAAATTGTCGCCTCGGGTGGTAAGAAAGAGCTCATTGCCGACATTCGTCGAGACATGCCTGGTGGTGGTGATGCGATCGTCCGAGATCCAGGCATCTGTTTGGAAGTGGCGGCGTCGGCTGGAGTTGTTGGGATCGATCCCTTGCGACCTAATTTCTACACGCGTTCCACTAATATCGTGCCGCGGGCAACTCGTTGGGCAGATGGACGGGCTAACTACAGCGGGATGAATACGATTTTCCCACCTGGTAAGCCTAGCTGTGCCGATGGCGGTGACAACACTCGCGGTATCTACACCTCAGCAAGTCGCCACCAAGGTGGTTGCCACGTGTTGATGGGTGACGGTGCGGTCAAGTTCATCACCGACAGCATCGAAGCTGGTGATTCGACCGCACCAAGCGTCGAACGTGACGGTGCCGTTAATGCTCAGGGTGCCGAAAGTCCTTATGGCGTTTGGGGTGCTCTTGGTACTCGTGACATGTCTGAAGTGATCGAGATCGAGCTCTAA
- a CDS encoding multiheme c-type cytochrome — protein sequence MRKKHLLIVALTICVIGWFLYAESRVDDSASDVARLRKLKRSRPTESEIATANFDALAEAGKGQPVPAGLINHRDPSGFWFVGKNGQDVGVEVPFAPGTIPKPPKSVPPIHENPGFVGAVACGKCHPETFKTFSQTAHHRTSSPATAETLNGPFTPPENVMQTSNYDVNFTMLKRGDRFYQRVSFFDWKFEVPFDIIFGSSKMAQTCLYWNDDQLFQMNVTYLTEIDGWINSPGFIDGDAAYARPIGAVCMDCHTTYADFRSDPNHFTPGSIVYGVSCERCHGPGRQHIEYHEQNPNVKGGKHLIVPSDLPRDRELEICAQCHSGTRNLLEGAYQFRPGDLTSDHYSPAAGDSKNHVHTSNQLARLSISKCFTESEMTCADCHDPHQFERGNKTLFSQRCSKCHNDLDETVHASIASKVSPQQIADNCVDCHMPSKAGDHLKMDRGGEMIFPPLRDHHVRIDLEAAAEFIRQISPIQ from the coding sequence GTGCGAAAAAAACACCTGTTGATCGTCGCGTTGACGATTTGCGTCATTGGGTGGTTCCTATACGCGGAATCGCGCGTTGATGACTCGGCTAGCGACGTTGCCCGACTGCGAAAACTAAAGCGGAGTCGGCCCACGGAGTCCGAGATCGCGACGGCGAACTTCGACGCACTGGCTGAGGCTGGAAAGGGACAACCGGTTCCCGCCGGGTTGATCAACCATCGCGATCCTTCGGGGTTTTGGTTCGTCGGTAAAAACGGCCAAGACGTTGGCGTGGAAGTACCGTTTGCGCCCGGGACGATACCAAAACCGCCAAAATCGGTTCCGCCGATTCATGAAAACCCTGGCTTCGTCGGTGCTGTCGCCTGCGGAAAATGTCATCCAGAAACATTCAAGACTTTTTCGCAAACCGCGCACCACCGAACGAGCAGTCCGGCGACCGCCGAAACATTAAACGGCCCGTTCACGCCGCCAGAGAACGTGATGCAGACGTCGAACTATGACGTCAATTTCACCATGCTCAAACGCGGCGATCGGTTTTACCAACGAGTGTCGTTTTTTGATTGGAAGTTTGAAGTCCCCTTCGACATCATTTTTGGGTCGTCGAAGATGGCGCAAACGTGTCTTTACTGGAACGACGATCAGTTGTTTCAAATGAACGTTACGTACTTGACGGAAATCGACGGTTGGATCAATAGTCCCGGATTCATTGATGGCGATGCTGCCTACGCGCGCCCGATCGGTGCGGTGTGCATGGATTGCCACACCACGTATGCTGATTTTCGATCCGATCCGAACCACTTCACACCTGGGTCGATTGTCTATGGCGTGTCCTGTGAACGGTGCCATGGCCCTGGTCGCCAACACATCGAATATCACGAGCAGAACCCGAATGTAAAGGGAGGAAAGCACTTGATCGTTCCGAGTGACTTGCCTCGCGATCGTGAGCTCGAAATCTGTGCCCAGTGCCATTCGGGGACTCGGAACTTGCTAGAAGGCGCGTATCAATTTCGTCCGGGCGACCTTACCAGCGATCATTACTCGCCCGCCGCCGGGGATTCGAAAAACCATGTCCATACCAGCAACCAATTGGCGCGTTTGTCGATCAGCAAGTGCTTCACCGAATCAGAGATGACCTGTGCCGATTGCCATGATCCCCATCAGTTCGAACGAGGCAACAAAACACTGTTTTCACAAAGGTGTTCGAAGTGTCACAATGATCTCGACGAAACCGTACACGCTTCGATCGCGTCGAAAGTTTCGCCTCAGCAGATCGCCGATAATTGTGTGGACTGCCACATGCCAAGCAAAGCTGGCGATCATTTGAAAATGGATCGCGGCGGCGAAATGATTTTTCCGCCGCTCCGCGACCATCACGTTCGAATCGATCTAGAAGCGGCGGCCGAGTTCATCCGTCAGATATCGCCAATTCAGTGA
- the mdh gene encoding malate dehydrogenase — MRRAKITIIGAGNVGATCAHWCAAAELGDIVLLDIPRTEDMPRGKALDLMQASPIMGYDSNIVGTTSYDDSANSDVIVVTAGIPRKPGMSRDDLLATNAKIVTDVAENIKATSPDAVVIVVSNPLDAMVQQMFKITGFDPAKVCGQAGVLDTARYRTFLAMELGVSVEDISALLMGGHGDTMVPIPSCTSVGGIPVTQLIESARLDEIVDRTRKGGAEIVALLKTGSAYYAPAAACAQMVEAVVRDKKRVIPVAAYCDKEYGVGGYYVGVPVVMGSGGVEKVIELDLTDKETADFKNSVQAVKDLVATMDGLLSA, encoded by the coding sequence ATGCGACGAGCAAAAATTACAATCATCGGCGCCGGAAACGTCGGCGCGACCTGTGCCCATTGGTGCGCTGCTGCAGAATTGGGCGACATCGTCCTATTGGACATCCCGCGCACGGAAGACATGCCGCGAGGGAAAGCGTTGGACCTGATGCAGGCTTCGCCGATCATGGGATACGATTCCAACATTGTCGGGACGACCAGCTATGACGACTCTGCCAACAGCGACGTAATCGTGGTGACCGCAGGGATTCCACGGAAACCGGGCATGAGTCGCGATGACTTGTTGGCGACAAACGCCAAAATTGTCACCGATGTAGCCGAAAACATCAAAGCGACCAGCCCCGACGCAGTCGTGATCGTGGTCAGCAACCCTCTGGACGCGATGGTCCAGCAAATGTTCAAAATTACTGGCTTTGATCCAGCCAAGGTCTGCGGCCAAGCCGGCGTTCTGGACACGGCGCGTTACCGAACATTCCTGGCTATGGAATTAGGCGTCAGCGTCGAAGACATCAGCGCTCTGTTGATGGGTGGCCACGGCGACACGATGGTACCGATCCCAAGTTGCACCAGCGTGGGCGGCATTCCGGTCACCCAGTTGATCGAATCGGCGCGACTGGACGAAATCGTCGACCGTACTCGCAAGGGCGGCGCAGAGATCGTAGCACTTTTGAAGACAGGATCGGCCTACTACGCTCCCGCCGCAGCATGTGCCCAGATGGTCGAAGCGGTTGTCCGCGACAAGAAACGAGTGATCCCAGTCGCCGCCTACTGTGACAAAGAGTACGGCGTTGGCGGCTATTACGTCGGTGTTCCCGTTGTGATGGGCAGCGGCGGTGTCGAAAAAGTAATCGAATTGGATTTGACGGACAAAGAAACCGCCGATTTCAAGAACAGCGTTCAGGCCGTCAAGGACTTGGTCGCCACAATGGACGGGTTGTTGTCCGCTTAA
- a CDS encoding alpha/beta hydrolase: protein MSRFEKPMSWKFSGSQLPGSASQEPGAGNSHDGRDHAESGNSKQSRLASGQWEQVRSKRTFFLPVHYSPGYSYPLIVWLHCDGFNENQIEQVMPHISLRNYVGVGVRGNRAADSSGHRFDWHDSRAAIGIAHDNVIDAAEEAADRYSVHSSRIVLAGFGTGGTMAMRIAMRDPSRIAGAISVGGRMPQGAIRNLSQLRARRMPMLWQWARENKNYTDEGLKVDCQAAMAIGSKVEIRQYPGDDEMDTVLLADLDRWVMQEIVSVPSDSSDRWSTKPTAYSNN, encoded by the coding sequence ATGAGTCGTTTTGAAAAGCCGATGTCATGGAAATTTTCCGGATCCCAATTGCCGGGTTCCGCCTCCCAAGAACCGGGCGCAGGCAACTCCCATGACGGTCGTGACCACGCCGAATCGGGGAATTCGAAACAGTCTCGTTTGGCCAGCGGGCAATGGGAACAAGTACGTTCAAAACGCACTTTCTTTTTACCGGTGCATTACTCCCCAGGCTACAGCTATCCCCTGATCGTTTGGCTGCACTGTGACGGGTTCAACGAGAACCAGATCGAGCAGGTGATGCCGCATATCAGCTTGCGAAATTACGTGGGCGTGGGTGTCCGAGGAAACCGAGCGGCTGATTCCAGTGGCCACCGATTTGATTGGCACGACAGTCGTGCGGCAATTGGCATTGCACACGACAACGTGATCGACGCCGCCGAAGAGGCAGCCGATCGCTATTCCGTTCATTCGAGCCGTATCGTGCTGGCGGGCTTTGGCACAGGCGGAACGATGGCGATGAGGATCGCGATGCGAGACCCCAGTCGCATTGCGGGTGCAATTTCAGTCGGCGGCCGAATGCCGCAAGGAGCGATTCGAAACTTGTCGCAGCTGCGAGCTCGCCGAATGCCAATGCTTTGGCAATGGGCACGTGAAAACAAGAACTACACTGACGAAGGGCTGAAAGTCGATTGCCAGGCGGCGATGGCGATTGGATCAAAAGTTGAGATTCGTCAGTATCCCGGCGACGATGAGATGGATACTGTCCTGTTGGCGGACCTGGATCGATGGGTGATGCAAGAGATTGTTTCCGTCCCAAGCGACTCATCGGATCGATGGTCGACGAAGCCAACGGCGTATTCGAACAATTAG
- a CDS encoding response regulator transcription factor, translating into MNSGDPAPHPSDDNEPANVDAAIPAASGAINPAAVPSGKKILVVDDDFEIIESVRYALEGAGYQVVIARDGNQALALAERENPDLMVLDMMMPKRSGFLVLEKLRRLRDVPLPVIMITGNEGSRHKAYAELLGVSDYIRKPFAMDRLIEAVGKLLDT; encoded by the coding sequence ATGAATTCCGGTGACCCTGCCCCCCACCCGTCCGACGACAACGAACCCGCCAACGTCGACGCTGCGATACCAGCTGCGTCTGGCGCAATAAATCCGGCTGCAGTGCCGAGCGGGAAAAAGATTCTGGTTGTCGACGACGATTTTGAAATCATTGAATCGGTTCGCTACGCGCTCGAGGGTGCTGGCTATCAAGTTGTTATCGCTCGCGATGGTAACCAGGCCTTGGCGCTGGCCGAGCGAGAGAACCCAGATCTGATGGTTTTGGACATGATGATGCCGAAACGTAGCGGTTTCCTGGTTCTGGAAAAACTTCGTCGCCTCCGTGACGTGCCACTTCCTGTAATTATGATTACGGGGAACGAGGGGAGCCGGCACAAGGCGTATGCAGAATTGCTCGGTGTCAGTGATTACATTCGAAAGCCATTTGCGATGGATCGTTTGATCGAAGCCGTCGGCAAGTTGTTGGACACCTAA
- a CDS encoding DUF423 domain-containing protein, which produces MLEDSASQRILIYGAILGATGVAFGAIGAHFLPEYLANQGMQPDLVEKRTGQFDIGARYQLVHAVVLVALAGLPVGPSVIRRWIGRLFVVGTVIFSGSLYAIAITNISKFGLITPLGGLTWISAWCGLIWIAREGRRKEKRFHQIRGRMP; this is translated from the coding sequence ATGCTCGAAGACTCAGCTTCGCAAAGAATCCTGATTTATGGCGCGATCCTCGGCGCGACCGGCGTAGCCTTTGGCGCCATTGGTGCTCATTTTTTGCCTGAGTATCTTGCCAACCAAGGGATGCAGCCCGATCTAGTCGAGAAGCGCACTGGCCAGTTCGACATCGGAGCTCGATATCAACTGGTCCACGCCGTCGTCCTGGTGGCCCTGGCCGGCCTGCCGGTTGGCCCCAGCGTTATTCGCCGCTGGATTGGTCGTTTGTTCGTGGTCGGCACGGTCATCTTCAGCGGATCGCTGTACGCGATTGCCATTACCAACATCAGCAAATTTGGCCTGATCACCCCGCTCGGTGGGTTAACCTGGATCTCGGCTTGGTGCGGCTTGATTTGGATTGCAAGAGAAGGCAGACGCAAAGAGAAACGTTTCCACCAAATTCGCGGCAGGATGCCTTAG
- a CDS encoding aspartate carbamoyltransferase catalytic subunit, with protein sequence MAETDQAELTFPSTWTRRHLLDLESLSAEEITTILQVAQQLKDMTGGCRNKLTLLSGKTCANLFFENSTRTRNSFSLAAKRLGADTVEFSASGSSVTKGETFVDTAKTIEAMGVDWVVTRHSVPGTPHLLARELGCSVINAGDGPHDHPTQGLLDILTLLQHRGSVAGLTVALVGDIAHSRTARANIWGLSKLGAHVIVCGPPTLVSPRWRELGFEVAHSLDEILPRCDVLNLLRIQFERQSARPFPSVHEYAALYAMNAARMRRAKDNILIMAPGPINRGVEITPEVADGPHSVILEQVTNGIAVRMAALWLTAGAQASSEPFSSTNANCASHSPV encoded by the coding sequence ATGGCTGAAACCGACCAGGCCGAATTGACGTTCCCATCGACGTGGACGCGTCGACACCTGTTGGATTTGGAAAGCCTTTCCGCGGAAGAAATCACAACGATTCTTCAGGTTGCCCAGCAGCTTAAGGACATGACGGGCGGCTGCCGAAACAAATTGACGCTGCTAAGCGGGAAGACCTGCGCAAACTTATTCTTTGAAAACAGCACGCGCACACGAAACAGTTTCTCGCTAGCGGCTAAGCGATTGGGCGCCGACACCGTTGAATTTAGCGCCAGCGGCAGCAGCGTTACCAAAGGCGAAACGTTCGTCGACACGGCCAAGACCATCGAAGCGATGGGTGTGGACTGGGTCGTCACTCGCCACTCGGTCCCCGGCACGCCGCACTTGCTGGCCCGCGAACTCGGCTGCAGCGTGATCAACGCTGGCGATGGACCGCACGATCATCCGACCCAAGGCTTGCTGGACATCCTGACGCTCCTGCAACACCGTGGTTCGGTCGCTGGCTTGACGGTTGCACTGGTGGGCGACATCGCACACAGCCGCACCGCACGAGCGAACATCTGGGGACTCAGCAAGCTGGGTGCCCACGTGATCGTGTGCGGGCCACCGACGCTGGTCAGTCCTCGGTGGCGCGAGCTTGGATTCGAAGTCGCTCATTCACTCGACGAGATCCTCCCCCGCTGCGATGTCCTGAACTTGCTGCGCATTCAATTCGAACGTCAATCGGCACGGCCATTTCCAAGCGTTCACGAATACGCAGCGCTGTACGCGATGAACGCTGCTCGGATGCGGCGTGCCAAAGACAATATCCTGATCATGGCACCGGGGCCAATCAACCGTGGGGTTGAGATCACCCCCGAAGTTGCCGACGGTCCACACAGTGTCATTTTGGAACAAGTCACCAACGGCATCGCCGTTCGCATGGCCGCGTTGTGGTTGACCGCCGGCGCTCAAGCCAGCAGCGAACCATTTAGCAGTACAAACGCCAATTGCGCAAGTCACTCTCCGGTTTAG
- a CDS encoding dihydroorotase encodes MIPAAPSFLITGGRLVDPSQNLDRVARLLVIDGQVEAIDPADGEIPSNIEHIDASGKIVAPGLVDLGVELREPGFEEDETIASGSDAALAGGFTSILACSSTSPCIDSHGAVEFVRQKAVQADGVRVHVIGCLSKNRDAQQMAELGLLHEAGAVAYSDSPRPMPNDALLKRALEYAQMFDLPIINRPNVMTLSEGGIMHDGQVALVLGLKGLPTEAEDLAVARDVRIAEATNGRLHIGPVSTMGAVDLISRVKERGINITASVCPHNLCLDDTHLRSFDARFKVHPPLRSPRHIETLRNAVADGTIDAIQSGHMPRAREKKMDDLFESPFGLASLETTLSTVATFMLGINGFDWLAIIDRLSTAPARIAGIAGGTLAVGSPADITIIDPDDKWTVDGHQFKSHCISTPLDNIELTSRVTHTFVGGRLRFSLRPELSHLA; translated from the coding sequence ATGATTCCTGCTGCCCCATCGTTTCTGATCACTGGCGGTCGCCTGGTTGACCCATCCCAGAATCTTGACCGTGTTGCCCGGTTGCTAGTAATCGATGGCCAAGTTGAAGCCATCGATCCTGCTGATGGCGAAATCCCTAGCAACATCGAACACATCGATGCGTCCGGAAAAATTGTGGCGCCGGGGCTTGTTGATCTTGGCGTCGAACTTCGCGAACCTGGATTCGAAGAGGACGAAACAATCGCCTCGGGCAGCGATGCGGCGCTGGCTGGCGGGTTCACTTCGATTCTGGCCTGCAGCAGCACGTCACCCTGCATTGACTCGCACGGTGCCGTCGAATTTGTGCGGCAAAAAGCCGTCCAAGCCGATGGGGTTCGAGTCCACGTGATTGGCTGTCTGAGCAAGAACCGTGACGCTCAGCAAATGGCCGAACTTGGATTGCTACACGAAGCCGGCGCTGTCGCCTACAGCGATTCGCCGCGGCCGATGCCCAACGATGCACTGCTGAAGCGAGCACTCGAATACGCACAAATGTTCGATTTGCCCATCATCAATCGGCCCAACGTGATGACGTTGTCCGAAGGCGGCATCATGCACGACGGGCAAGTCGCTCTCGTGCTTGGGCTGAAAGGCTTGCCGACGGAAGCCGAAGACTTGGCCGTCGCTCGCGATGTGCGAATCGCCGAGGCGACCAACGGGCGACTGCACATTGGCCCGGTGAGCACGATGGGTGCGGTCGACTTGATCTCGCGAGTCAAAGAGCGTGGCATCAACATCACCGCATCGGTTTGCCCGCATAACCTTTGTCTCGACGACACCCACTTGCGATCATTCGATGCACGGTTCAAAGTCCATCCGCCGCTCCGCAGCCCACGGCATATCGAAACGCTGCGAAACGCAGTTGCCGATGGAACCATCGACGCGATCCAAAGCGGCCACATGCCACGTGCTCGCGAAAAAAAGATGGACGACCTGTTCGAATCTCCGTTCGGTTTGGCGTCGCTCGAAACGACATTGTCGACGGTGGCAACGTTTATGTTGGGCATCAACGGCTTTGATTGGCTTGCCATCATCGATCGACTATCTACCGCCCCGGCTCGAATTGCCGGCATCGCAGGCGGTACGCTGGCGGTTGGTTCGCCAGCCGATATCACCATCATCGACCCCGACGACAAATGGACCGTCGACGGTCACCAATTCAAGTCGCACTGCATCAGCACGCCGCTGGATAACATTGAACTGACCAGCCGTGTCACGCACACGTTTGTCGGCGGACGACTACGCTTCTCCCTGCGTCCTGAACTTAGCCACCTGGCATAA
- a CDS encoding methyltransferase, translated as MTHPLAQSPSTSPTLLLRYRDRQYAADLIGAAILEFDLFSWLASNPGVDTKTLLGNFGIADRPGDVLLTLCRAMDLIETDANDCHVLTAMGREHLVASSPWFLGPYYKPIADSPILKDHLKVLRSGKPANWQAKNDGSDWHASMLKPEFARSFTDMMNCRGLSFGQALAKSLAPLVGSRKHLLDVGGGSGIYSATIVAALDQVKATVLEQPPVDKIVRQEIARHELENRVDVVSGDMFTDTWPSNVDMVLLSNVLHDWGFPEVTQLLQKTAATLSSGGLLIIHEAFINDDKTGPLPVAEYSALLANITQGKCYSAKEYRDLLEPLGFDVGQYQDTIADRGFMTAIKR; from the coding sequence ATGACTCATCCGCTGGCACAATCACCAAGCACGTCGCCAACTCTATTATTGCGATATCGCGATCGCCAATACGCAGCGGATTTGATCGGTGCGGCGATTTTAGAATTTGATCTGTTCAGTTGGTTGGCATCGAATCCAGGTGTCGATACGAAGACACTGCTTGGAAATTTTGGTATTGCTGATCGGCCAGGTGATGTGCTGCTGACGCTGTGCCGGGCGATGGATTTGATTGAAACCGATGCAAACGATTGCCACGTCCTGACCGCGATGGGGCGTGAGCACTTGGTGGCATCGTCGCCTTGGTTTTTGGGACCGTATTACAAGCCGATTGCCGACTCGCCTATCTTAAAGGACCATCTGAAGGTGCTCCGCAGCGGCAAGCCAGCCAATTGGCAAGCGAAAAACGACGGCAGCGATTGGCACGCATCGATGCTGAAGCCCGAGTTTGCGCGCAGCTTTACCGACATGATGAACTGCCGTGGGCTTTCGTTCGGCCAAGCACTCGCCAAGTCGCTGGCTCCGTTGGTCGGCAGTCGCAAGCATCTTCTGGACGTGGGTGGTGGATCGGGCATCTATTCGGCGACGATTGTGGCGGCTCTAGATCAAGTGAAAGCAACCGTGCTGGAGCAACCGCCGGTCGACAAAATTGTTCGGCAAGAGATCGCCCGTCACGAGCTAGAGAACCGCGTTGATGTTGTTAGCGGCGATATGTTCACTGACACTTGGCCAAGTAACGTCGACATGGTGTTGCTGTCGAACGTGCTGCATGACTGGGGGTTTCCCGAAGTCACCCAGTTGCTTCAGAAGACCGCTGCGACGTTGTCGAGTGGCGGACTGTTGATCATTCACGAAGCGTTCATCAATGACGACAAAACGGGGCCGTTGCCGGTTGCCGAGTATTCAGCATTGTTGGCCAACATCACACAGGGCAAATGCTATTCGGCCAAAGAGTATCGAGACTTATTGGAACCCCTGGGGTTCGACGTCGGGCAGTACCAAGACACGATCGCCGACCGCGGCTTCATGACCGCGATAAAACGCTAG